A region from the Cannabis sativa cultivar Pink pepper isolate KNU-18-1 chromosome 9, ASM2916894v1, whole genome shotgun sequence genome encodes:
- the LOC115723273 gene encoding alpha,alpha-trehalose-phosphate synthase [UDP-forming] 1, translated as MSGNKYSGLTRLERLMRERELRKSINSNEEAKDGSRQRLLVVANRLPFSAIRKGEEQWQLKMDAESFVTALQEFDVRWIGWADVNVPDETGKIALTKALAEKRCIPVFLDEAIVHQYNNGYCENILWPLFHYLEDPQEGLATNHNYQAQFDAYKKVNKMFADVVNEHYEEGDVVWCHDYQLMLLPEYLKRHNYNMKVGWFLHTPFPSLEIYRTLASRSELLRSVLAADLVGFYTYDYSTNFTSTCAHILGLEVTPKGLEDRGKLTRVAVVPTGIDPDQFVRVLEIPQVQEDMKKLKESLAGRKMILGFDKLDMMKGIPQQFSAFKKFLEENPSWRGKVVLLQISVPTRTDVPEYQKLPSQVHEIVGHINRSIGTPVPIIHLEQMLDYHTMCTLNAVADVALVIPCREGTNLECYKFVALQESNKGVLILSKCAGAVNSLGAGAILVNPLDITEVAASIGDALTMIAKEREMRHQHNFKHVTSHSSQQWAATFVRKLNETIVEAQRRTRQFPLLLPMKEVVDRYSESSNRLLILGFDATLTEPIGALGRRGGQIKEMERKLHPDLKELLKKLSEDPKTTVVVLSGSDRNILDHNFSDYNMWLAAEYGMFLRHTGGEWMTTMPEKLNTKWDESVKRVFEYFTERTPRSHFEIRETSLVWNYKYADIQFGNLQAKNLLQHLCTGPISNASVNVVRGSRTVEVRAVGVTKGATIGRILHEIVHNKCIRFDYVLCIGHFLSKDEDLYGYFERQLQSKMPTKTSLHKDSSVLDLKGDNYFSCSVDLNGSSARYQLVSSDDVVTLLKKLP; from the exons ATGTCAGGGAACAAGTATAGCGGTCTAACTAGATTAGAAAGACTAATGAGGGAAAGAGAATTAAGGAAATCTATCAATTCGAATGAAGAAGCAAAGGACGGTAGCAGACAGCGATTGTTGGTTGTAGCAAATAGGCTGCCTTTTTCTGCAATTCGAAAGGGTGAGGAACAATGGCAGCTTAAGATGGATGCTGAGAGTTTTGTCACTGCACTTCAAG AATTTGATGTTAGATGGATTGGTTGGGCTGATGTAAATGTGCCTGATGAGACTGGAAAAATTGCACTAACCAAAGCTTTAGCTGAAAAG AGGTGCATTCCGGTATTTCTTGATGAGGCTATTGTTCATCAGTACAACAATGGTTACTGTGAGAACATATTGTGGCCTCTTTTTCATTATCTTGAGGATCCACAAGAAGGCCTTGCAACCAACCATAATTACCAGGCACAATTCGATGCATACAAGAAGGTGAACAAAATGTTTGCTGATGTAGTTAATGAGCACTATGAGGAGGGAGATGTTGTGTGGTGCCATGACTATCAACTAATGCTTCTTCCAGAATATCTAAAAAGACACAACTATAACATGAAAGTAGGTTGGTTTCTCCACACACCCTTTCCTTCATTAGAAATTTATAGAACACTCGCATCTCGATCCGAGCTCTTAAGATCTGTTCTTGCTGCTGATTTGGTTGG TTTTTATACATATGATTATTCAACGAATTTTACGAGTACTTGTGCTCATATACTTGGGCTAGAGGTTACACCAAAAGGATTAGAGGACCGAGGAAAGCTTACCCGAGTTGCAGTG GTTCCGACTGGCATAGACCCTGACCAGTTTGTTCGAGTTTTGGAAATTCCTCAAGTCCAGGAAGACATGAAAAAACTGAAAGAGAGTCTTGCTGGCCGGAAG ATGATATTGGGTTTTGATAAGCTTGACATGATGAAAGGAATTCCACAACAGTTTTCGGCTTTTAAAAAATTCCTAGAGGAAAATCCAAGCTGGCGCGGTAAAGTAGTTCTACTTCAAATTTCTGTGCCAACCAGAACTGATGTTCCGGAAT ATCAAAAGCTTCCAAGCCAAGTTCATGAGATTGTGGGACACATTAATAGGAGTATTGGAACTCCTGTTCCTATAATCCATCTG GAGCAAATGCTTGACTATCACACAATGTGCACTCTGAATGCTGTTGCTG ATGTTGCACTTGTTATTCCTTGTAGAGAGGGAACGAATTTGGAGTGCTACAAGTTTGTTGCTCTCCAAGAATCCAATAAAGGTGTTCTCATTCTGAGTAAG TGTGCAGGTGCAGTAAATTCACTCGGTGCTGGCGCTATTTTAGTAAACCCACTGGATATCACAGAAGTTGCTGCTTCCATTGGTGATGCTTTGACTATGATAGCTAAGGAAAGAGAAATGAGACATCAACATAACTTCAAGCATGTAACATCTCATTCATCTCAACAATGGGCTGCAACTTTTGTTAG GAAACTCAACGAAACTATTGTGGAAGCTCAACGGAGGACTAGGCAATTTCCACTTCTACTTCCTATGAAAGAAGTGGTTGATCGCTATTCGGAATCCAGTAATAGATTGCTTATACTG GGGTTTGATGCCACTTTAACAGAACCAATCGGCGCCCTTGGGAGAAGAGGTGGTCAAATTAAAGAAATGGAGCGTAAACTGCATCCAGACCTCAAAGAACTACTGAAGAAACTATCTGAGGACCCCAAAACAACTGTGGTTGTTCTTAGTGGAAGTGACAGAAATATCCTAGATCAT AATTTTAGTGACTACAACATGTGGCTAGCAGCAGAATATGGGATGTTCTTGCGTCATACAGGAGGGGAATGGATGACTACAATGCCCGAGAAATTAAATACGAAATGGGATGAGAGTGTGaag CGTGTTTTCGAGTACTTTACTGAAAGAACACCTCGATCACATTTCGAGATTCGTGAGACATCACTTGTCTGGAACTACAAGTATGCAG ATATCCAGTTTGGAAATCTTCAAGCTAAGAACCTGCTTCAACATCTCTGTACGGGTCCAATCTCAAATGCATCTGTTAATGTTGTCCGAGGTAGCAGAACAGTAGAGGTTCGAGCTGTTGGTGTTACCAAG GGTGCGACAATTGGACGAATATTACACGAAATAGTTCACAACAAATGCATACGGTTTGATTATGTCCTATGCATTGGACATTTTCTCTCTAAG GACGAAGATTTGTATGGATATTTTGAGAGACAGCTTCAGTCCAAAATGCCAACCAAGACGTCTCTACACAAGGACTCATCAGTTCTTGATCTCAAGGGTGACAATTACTTCTCTTGTTCTGTTGATTTAAATGGTTCTAGTGCTCGGTATCAACTCGTGTCATCAGATGATGTTGTCACTCTCCTAAAGAAGCTGCCTTAG